Within Chitinivibrionia bacterium, the genomic segment TTCAGCTAATAAATCCAGCAACGAACCAAGTGCTTGGTCAAGCATCAGTACCTCTTAACACTATGTTCAGCAATGTTGTAATCAATTTTCCTGCTGGACAGCCTGCAAACGGAACATACGCTATTAGAGGACAAGTAACAAGGTTGCAACCGGTGCCGCCCAATACTATATGCGGAATTTCGCTCACAAGCGGCTCGGCATTAGTAGAATGGCGATAGTTTATATAATTTAGTATATTCAAAAAAACAGGCAAATTTTTCAGTTTGCCTGTTTTTTTTAACCGTTTCCCTTACCCTCTCTCGATTTGCGCTTTCTTTGTAAACTTAAGTCCTTGCGCATAGAATTGTCGCCGCGCATATTGGGCTAAAAAGTACACACGCCCCTATTGACAACCATTCCCCGTAGAGCCAAGGCATGCCTTGGCTCATTTCTTTTCGTTTTTGTTTATCGGCAAATAGTATTTTCCCACAAAGACAATTTCACAAACGGGAAAAACAATGCAAAAACAAAATTTCAGCGGAACGATTTGCCGCCAAAACGGCGAAAAAATCTGCAAAGTCGGCGTGGTTTTGACGGGGGATAAGATTATCGAAAAGATAATTTTCACTCCGCCCGACGTGGACTTACCGCTCGAAAGCATAAAGCCGATAAGCGAAAATCCTGCTCTCCAAAAATATATTGAAAACGCTTTTTACGGATTTGACGACGAATTTTCGCACGCGCCGATGGCTAAAACGGAATTTTGGAAACTCGTTTACGAAAAACTGCGAGCCGTCCCTTACGGAAAAAGAATGACTTACAAAGAACTTGCCGAAATTTGCCAAAGCCCGAATGCGGCGCGAGCGGTCGGAAACGCCCTGCGAAACAATCCGCTTCCGATAATGTACCCCTGCCACAGAGTTTTGGCAACGGGCGGCGGATTGGGCGGATTTGCGGGAAATCACAAGGATTGGATTAGCATTAAAGAAAAATTTCTCTTTGCGGAAAAAAACAACGAAAGGATGATAGTATTATGATTTCAAAAAACAACATTGCGCTTGCGCTCGACAACAACGACGATTTGAACGAAATTGTTGAACTTATAAACAAAACTTCGGAGTCCGTCGGAGTTTACAAGGTCGGATTAGAGCAGTTTATTCGTTTCGGCGACAAAC encodes:
- a CDS encoding methylated-DNA--[protein]-cysteine S-methyltransferase, giving the protein MQKQNFSGTICRQNGEKICKVGVVLTGDKIIEKIIFTPPDVDLPLESIKPISENPALQKYIENAFYGFDDEFSHAPMAKTEFWKLVYEKLRAVPYGKRMTYKELAEICQSPNAARAVGNALRNNPLPIMYPCHRVLATGGGLGGFAGNHKDWISIKEKFLFAEKNNERMIVL